The Glycine soja cultivar W05 chromosome 8, ASM419377v2, whole genome shotgun sequence genome has a window encoding:
- the LOC114422318 gene encoding ABC transporter C family member 8-like isoform X3, with product MQLLRIGIVLLYIQNMFSLSFQTLNVKIIMNSHCFSFTGFADNFSWICLGEFSLTSFSTQRCIIDIINIFFMGVFYASLLSNLIKKSPASSSYRKGWIHVVASVCCTLLSIAYFIDGLWNLIAKKTTGFNQLNLLVCIIRGLVWISLAVSLFVQRSQWIKISCSIWWMTSCTLVSAFNVEILVKEHTFEIFYMAIWPVHILTIFCAFQNHGFFVPQETPDASLCEPLLVHKDMHKQTELGHASFCSRFSFSWMNALLSLGYSKPLALEDIPSLASEDKADFAYQKFVHAWDSLLRERGRNNSRNLVLWSIARVYLNENIFIAICAFLRTICAVVSPLLVYAFVNYSSSIEEELKQGIAIVGCLIFAKVVESVSQRHWSFNSRRLGMKMRSALMAAVYQKQLKLSALGRRRHSTGEIVNYIAVDAYRMGEFPWWFHTLMFSALQVFLALGVLFGVVGLGALPGLVPLIICGFLNVPFAKILQKCRSEFMIAQDERLRSTSEILSSMKIIKLQSWEDNFKKFVESLRAKEFKCLAEAQFMRAYGTFIYWMSPAIISSVIFVGCALFQSSPLNAATIFSVLAALRSMGEPVTLIPEALSVLIQVKVSFDRINTFLLDDEIKSDDIRRTSKQDSCSKSVEILAGNFSWDQQQSVPPTLRKVNFEIKWGQTVAVCGPVGAGKTSLLYAILGEIPKISGIVSVCGTLAYVSQTPWIQSGTIRDNILYGKPMDETRYGYTIKVCALDKDIDGFRHGDLTEIGQRGINMSGGQKQRIQLARAVYNDADIYLLDDPFSAVDAHTASILFNDCVRVALRRKTVILVTHQVEFLSKVDKILVMERGKITQLGNYEDLLTAGTAFEQLLSAHREAITGIEKSSAYKREVENLVAVQLEDSHVCNLTKGGSDGDISTKIQLTQEEEKESGDVGWKPFCDYIFFPKGSLLLCLSILAQFAFVGFQAASTYWLALAIEMQKASSDLSILDFDIPFTTIFVTSEIAELLTMIGIMVSVTWQVLIVAVLAMVASKYVQGYYQASAREIIRINGTTKAPLMNFTAETSLGAVTIRAFNMTDRFFKNYLNLVDTDATMFFHSNAAIEWLILRIELLQNLTLFTAALLLVLLPKGYVAPGLVGLSLSYAFSLTATVVYLTRMFCNLSNYVISVERIKQFIHIPAEPSAIVEDNRPPPSWPSKGRIDLQSLEIRYRPNAPLVLKGISCRFEEGSRVGVVGRTGSGKTTLISALFRLVEPTRGDILIDGINICSIGLKDLRTKLSIIPQEPTLFKGSIRKNLDPLCLYSDDEIWKALEKCQLKATISSLPNLLDTSVSDEGENWSVGQRQLICLGRVLLKRNRILVLDEATASIDSATDVILQQVIRQEFSECTVITVAHRVPTVIDSDMVMVLSYGKVVEYDKPSKLMGTNSSFSMLVAEYWSNCNRNSLPKD from the exons ATGCAACTTTTAAGAATTGGGATAGTGCTTCTATATATACAGAACATGTTTTCTTTAAGTTTTCAAACTTTGAATGTAAAGATTATTATGAACTCTCATTGTTTCTCTTTTACTGGATTTGCTGATAACTTCTCATGGATTTGCCTTGGAGAATTCAGTTTGACTTCCTTTTCCACCCAAAGGTGTATAATAGAcattatcaacattttttttatgggtGTCTTTTATGCATCATTGCTCTCCAATCTGATCAAGAAAAGCCCTGCAAGTAGTAGCTACAGAAAGGGGTGGATTCATGTAGTTGCTTCAGTATGTTGTACTCTTTTAAGCATTGCATATTTTATTGATGGTTTGTGGAATCTCATAGCCAAAAAAACCACTGGCTTCAATCAGCTGAACTTGTTGGTTTGCATTATCAGAGGACTAGTTTGGATTTCTTTAGCAGTTTCATTGTTTGTTCAAAGATCCCAATGGATAAAAATTTCATGCTCTATTTGGTGGATGACTTCATGTACATTGGTTTCAGCATTCAATGTTGAAATTCTAGTCAAAGAGCatacatttgaaattttttatatggcAATATGGCCAGTGCACATTCTAACTATTTTCTGTGCCTTCCAAAACCATGGCTTCTTTGTCCCACAAGAAACACCAGATGCCAGTTTATGTGAGCCTCTATTAGTTCATAAGGACATGCATAAACAAACAGAACTAGGTCATGCCTCTTTTTGCAGCCGATTCAGTTTCTCTTGGATGAATGCTTTACTCAGTTTGGGTTACTCAAAGCCACTAGCACTTGAAGACATCCCTTCTCTTGCTTCTGAAGATAAAGCTGATTTTGCCTATCAAAAGTTTGTACATGCATGGGATTCCCTTTTGAGGGAGAGGGGCAGGAACAATTCTAGAAACTTGGTTCTATGGTCCATAGCTCGAGTTTACTTGAACGAAAACATCTTCATAGCTATTTGTGCATTTCTCAGGACAATTTGTGCTGTTGTTTCTCCTTTACTTGTTTATGCTTTTGTAAACTATTCCAGTAGCATTGAGGAAGAGCTAAAACAAGGAATAGCCATAGTGGGGTGTCTTATATTTGCCAAGGTAGTTGAGTCTGTTTCTCAGAGGCATTGGTCTTTTAACTCAAGGAGGTTAGGAATGAAAATGAGATCAGCTTTAATGGCTGCAGTGTATCAAAAGCAATTAAAACTTTCAGCTTTGGGTAGGAGAAGGCATTCAACTGGTGAGATTGTGAATTACATTGCAGTTGATGCCTATCGAATGGGGGAGTTTCCATGGTGGTTTCATACTTTAATGTTTTCTGCATTGCAAGTTTTTCTGGCTCTTGGTGTCCTTTTTGGTGTTGTTGGTCTAGGTGCTCTTCCTGGTTTGGTGCCTCTTATCATTTGTGGATTTCTCAATGTACCATTTGCAAAGATCCTTCAAAAATGTAGGTCGGAATTTATGATTGCACAGGATGAGCGTCTGAGGTCAACTTCAGAGATTCTTAGTAGTATGAAAATCATAAAGCTACAATCCTGGGAGGATAACTtcaagaaatttgttgaatcccTTCGCGCTAAAGAGTTTAAATGTTTGGCTGAAGCACAGTTTATGAGAGCTTATGGAACATTTATATATTGGATGTCTCCTGCCATCATTTCCTCGGTTATTTTTGTGGGATGCGCGCTTTTCCAGAGTTCCCCGTTGAATGCTGCAACTATCTTCTCAGTTCTTGCAGCATTGAGAAGCATGGGAGAACCTGTCACATTGATTCCAGAAGCACTTTCTGTTCTGATCCAAGTTAAGGTCTCCTTTGATCGTATCAACACTTTTTTGCTTGATGATGAGATAAAAAGTGATGATATTAGAAGAACTTCAAAACAAGATTCTTGCAGCAAGAGTGTTGAAATTCTAGCAGGCAACTTCAGTTGGGATCAGCAGCAATCAGTGCCTCCAACTTTGAGGAAAGTGAATTTTGAGATCAAGTGGGGGCAGACAGTAGCAGTTTGTGGCCCAGTTGGAGCTGGAAAAACATCTCTCCTGTATGCAATACTTGGAGAGATACCCAAAATTTCAGGAATT GTTAGTGTATGTGGAACACTTGCCTACGTTTCCCAAACTCCTTGGATCCAAAGTGGTACAATTCGTGATAATATTCTCTATGGAAAACCAATGGATGAAACCAGGTATGGATATACCATTAAGGTCTGTGCCTTGGATAAGGATATTGATGGATTTAGACATGGTGATCTTACGGAAATAGGTCAGAGAGGGATCAACATGAGTGGAGGACAAAAGCAAAGGATTCAACTAGCTCGTGCAGTCTATAATGATGCTGATATCTATCTCCTAGATGACCCTTTTAGTGCTGTAGATGCTCATACTGCTTCTATTCTGTTTAAT GATTGTGTCAGGGTTGCTTTAAGAAGGAAAACAGTTATTCTTGTGACTCATCAAGTTGAATTTCTCTCAAAAGTTGATAAAATCTTG GTAATGGAAAGAGGAAAAATTACTCAATTGGGTAATTATGAAGATCTGTTGACTGCTGGAACAGCATTTGAACAACTTTTGAGTGCTCATAGAGAGGCAATTACAGGGATAGAAAAAAGTAGTGCATACAAAAGAGAAGTTGAAAATTTGGTTGCAGTTCAGCTTGAGGACTCTCATGTTTGTAATCTCACTAAAGGTGGAAGTGATGGGGACATTTCTACCAAGATTCAACTTacacaagaagaagaaaaggagagTGGTGATGTTGGGTGGAAGCCATTCTGTGACTATATTTTCTTCCCCAAGGGATCTTTGCTTCTATGTTTGAGCATATTAGCACAATTTGCTTTTGTAGGTTTTCAGGCTGCATCAACTTATTGGCTTGCTCTAGCCATTGAAATGCAAAAA GCTTCATCAGATTTGAGTATTTTAGATTTTGATATCCCTTTTACCACCATCTTTGTAACATCTGAAATAGCTGAACTTCTGACAATGATTGGGATAATGGTTTCGGTCACATGGCAAGTGCTCATTGTTGCAGTTCTTGCCATGGTGGCCTCAAAATATGTTCAG GGCTATTATCAAGCTTCTGCTAGAGAAATTATACGGATCAATGGAACTACTAAAGCTCCTCTTATGAATTTTACAGCTGAGACATCACTTGGTGCAGTTACTATCAGAGCTTTCAACATGACTGacagatttttcaaaaactaccTTAATCTTGTTGACACAGATGCCACAATGTTCTTTCATTCCAATGCTGCTATCGAATGGTTAATTCTGAGGATTGAATTACTTCAAAATTTGACACTCTTCACTGCAGCTTTGCTGCTTGTTCTACTTCCAAAGGGATATGTGGCCCCTG GCCTTGTTGGACTTTCTCTGTCTTATGCTTTTTCATTGACAGCAACCGTAGTTTATCTGACTCGAATGTTTTGTAACTTATCAAACTATGTAATCTCTGTTGAAAGAATCAAGCAATTCATTCACATACCGGCAGAGCCTAGTGCAATTGTAGAGGATAATAGACCACCACCTTCTTGGCCTTCCAAGGGTAGAATAGATCTCCAATCTCTAGAG ATTAGATATCGGCCAAATGCTCCATTAGTTCTTAAGGGCATCTCTTGTAGGTTTGAAGAAGGGAGTAGAGTGGGAGTTGTGGGAAGGACTGGAAGTGGAAAAACTACACTTATAAGTGCTTTGTTTCGCTTAGTTGAGCCTACCAGAGGTGACATTCTTATTGATGGTATTAATATCTGCTCAATAGGGCTAAAAGATTTGAGAACAAAGCTAAGCATCATTCCTCAAGAACCAACTCTTTTCAAGGGCAGCATTCGAAAGAACTTGGACCCTCTATGCCTGTACTCTGATGATGAAATATGGAAG GCTTTAGAGAAATGTCAGCTTAAGGCAACAATTAGTAGTCTTCCAAATCTCTTGGACACTTCTG TGAGTGATGAAGGTGAAAACTGGAGTGTGGGACAGCGTCAACTCATATGTCTCGGAAGAGTGCTTCTTAAGAGGAACAGAATTCTTGTTCTGGATGAAGCTACTGCTTCCATTGATTCTGCCACAGATGTTATTCTTCAACAAGTCATCAGACAAGAATTTTCAGAATGCACAGTTATAACGGTGGCTCACAGAGTTCCAACTGTAATAGACAGTGACATGGTCATGGTCCTATCCTATG GGAAAGTGGTGGAGTATGACAAGCCTTCAAAGCTCATGGGTACGAACTCTTCATTCTCCATGCTGGTAGCTGAATATTGGTCCAACTGCAATAGGAATTCGCTCCCAAAAGATTAG
- the LOC114422318 gene encoding ABC transporter C family member 8-like isoform X6, translating into MIAQDERLRSTSEILSSMKIIKLQSWEDNFKKFVESLRAKEFKCLAEAQFMRAYGTFIYWMSPAIISSVIFVGCALFQSSPLNAATIFSVLAALRSMGEPVTLIPEALSVLIQVKVSFDRINTFLLDDEIKSDDIRRTSKQDSCSKSVEILAGNFSWDQQQSVPPTLRKVNFEIKWGQTVAVCGPVGAGKTSLLYAILGEIPKISGIVSVCGTLAYVSQTPWIQSGTIRDNILYGKPMDETRYGYTIKVCALDKDIDGFRHGDLTEIGQRGINMSGGQKQRIQLARAVYNDADIYLLDDPFSAVDAHTASILFNDCVRVALRRKTVILVTHQVEFLSKVDKILVMERGKITQLGNYEDLLTAGTAFEQLLSAHREAITGIEKSSAYKREVENLVAVQLEDSHVCNLTKGGSDGDISTKIQLTQEEEKESGDVGWKPFCDYIFFPKGSLLLCLSILAQFAFVGFQAASTYWLALAIEMQKVTSSILIGVYSVISFLSIVFVYLRSYFAAHLGLKASKAFFSAFTDAIFNAPMLFFDSTPIGRILTRASSDLSILDFDIPFTTIFVTSEIAELLTMIGIMVSVTWQVLIVAVLAMVASKYVQGYYQASAREIIRINGTTKAPLMNFTAETSLGAVTIRAFNMTDRFFKNYLNLVDTDATMFFHSNAAIEWLILRIELLQNLTLFTAALLLVLLPKGYVAPGLVGLSLSYAFSLTATVVYLTRMFCNLSNYVISVERIKQFIHIPAEPSAIVEDNRPPPSWPSKGRIDLQSLEIRYRPNAPLVLKGISCRFEEGSRVGVVGRTGSGKTTLISALFRLVEPTRGDILIDGINICSIGLKDLRTKLSIIPQEPTLFKGSIRKNLDPLCLYSDDEIWKALEKCQLKATISSLPNLLDTSVSDEGENWSVGQRQLICLGRVLLKRNRILVLDEATASIDSATDVILQQVIRQEFSECTVITVAHRVPTVIDSDMVMVLSYGKVVEYDKPSKLMGTNSSFSMLVAEYWSNCNRNSLPKD; encoded by the exons ATGATTGCACAGGATGAGCGTCTGAGGTCAACTTCAGAGATTCTTAGTAGTATGAAAATCATAAAGCTACAATCCTGGGAGGATAACTtcaagaaatttgttgaatcccTTCGCGCTAAAGAGTTTAAATGTTTGGCTGAAGCACAGTTTATGAGAGCTTATGGAACATTTATATATTGGATGTCTCCTGCCATCATTTCCTCGGTTATTTTTGTGGGATGCGCGCTTTTCCAGAGTTCCCCGTTGAATGCTGCAACTATCTTCTCAGTTCTTGCAGCATTGAGAAGCATGGGAGAACCTGTCACATTGATTCCAGAAGCACTTTCTGTTCTGATCCAAGTTAAGGTCTCCTTTGATCGTATCAACACTTTTTTGCTTGATGATGAGATAAAAAGTGATGATATTAGAAGAACTTCAAAACAAGATTCTTGCAGCAAGAGTGTTGAAATTCTAGCAGGCAACTTCAGTTGGGATCAGCAGCAATCAGTGCCTCCAACTTTGAGGAAAGTGAATTTTGAGATCAAGTGGGGGCAGACAGTAGCAGTTTGTGGCCCAGTTGGAGCTGGAAAAACATCTCTCCTGTATGCAATACTTGGAGAGATACCCAAAATTTCAGGAATT GTTAGTGTATGTGGAACACTTGCCTACGTTTCCCAAACTCCTTGGATCCAAAGTGGTACAATTCGTGATAATATTCTCTATGGAAAACCAATGGATGAAACCAGGTATGGATATACCATTAAGGTCTGTGCCTTGGATAAGGATATTGATGGATTTAGACATGGTGATCTTACGGAAATAGGTCAGAGAGGGATCAACATGAGTGGAGGACAAAAGCAAAGGATTCAACTAGCTCGTGCAGTCTATAATGATGCTGATATCTATCTCCTAGATGACCCTTTTAGTGCTGTAGATGCTCATACTGCTTCTATTCTGTTTAAT GATTGTGTCAGGGTTGCTTTAAGAAGGAAAACAGTTATTCTTGTGACTCATCAAGTTGAATTTCTCTCAAAAGTTGATAAAATCTTG GTAATGGAAAGAGGAAAAATTACTCAATTGGGTAATTATGAAGATCTGTTGACTGCTGGAACAGCATTTGAACAACTTTTGAGTGCTCATAGAGAGGCAATTACAGGGATAGAAAAAAGTAGTGCATACAAAAGAGAAGTTGAAAATTTGGTTGCAGTTCAGCTTGAGGACTCTCATGTTTGTAATCTCACTAAAGGTGGAAGTGATGGGGACATTTCTACCAAGATTCAACTTacacaagaagaagaaaaggagagTGGTGATGTTGGGTGGAAGCCATTCTGTGACTATATTTTCTTCCCCAAGGGATCTTTGCTTCTATGTTTGAGCATATTAGCACAATTTGCTTTTGTAGGTTTTCAGGCTGCATCAACTTATTGGCTTGCTCTAGCCATTGAAATGCAAAAAGTAACTAGCAGCATCTTAATTGGAGTTTATAGTGTGATTTCTTTTTTAAGCATTGTCTTTGTATATCTGAGGTCTTATTTTGCTGCACATCTTGGTTTAAAAGCTTCTAAAGCTTTTTTCTCTGCCTTCACTGATGCTATCTTTAATGCTCCTatgttgttctttgattcaaCCCCTATAGGAAGGATTTTGACCCGA GCTTCATCAGATTTGAGTATTTTAGATTTTGATATCCCTTTTACCACCATCTTTGTAACATCTGAAATAGCTGAACTTCTGACAATGATTGGGATAATGGTTTCGGTCACATGGCAAGTGCTCATTGTTGCAGTTCTTGCCATGGTGGCCTCAAAATATGTTCAG GGCTATTATCAAGCTTCTGCTAGAGAAATTATACGGATCAATGGAACTACTAAAGCTCCTCTTATGAATTTTACAGCTGAGACATCACTTGGTGCAGTTACTATCAGAGCTTTCAACATGACTGacagatttttcaaaaactaccTTAATCTTGTTGACACAGATGCCACAATGTTCTTTCATTCCAATGCTGCTATCGAATGGTTAATTCTGAGGATTGAATTACTTCAAAATTTGACACTCTTCACTGCAGCTTTGCTGCTTGTTCTACTTCCAAAGGGATATGTGGCCCCTG GCCTTGTTGGACTTTCTCTGTCTTATGCTTTTTCATTGACAGCAACCGTAGTTTATCTGACTCGAATGTTTTGTAACTTATCAAACTATGTAATCTCTGTTGAAAGAATCAAGCAATTCATTCACATACCGGCAGAGCCTAGTGCAATTGTAGAGGATAATAGACCACCACCTTCTTGGCCTTCCAAGGGTAGAATAGATCTCCAATCTCTAGAG ATTAGATATCGGCCAAATGCTCCATTAGTTCTTAAGGGCATCTCTTGTAGGTTTGAAGAAGGGAGTAGAGTGGGAGTTGTGGGAAGGACTGGAAGTGGAAAAACTACACTTATAAGTGCTTTGTTTCGCTTAGTTGAGCCTACCAGAGGTGACATTCTTATTGATGGTATTAATATCTGCTCAATAGGGCTAAAAGATTTGAGAACAAAGCTAAGCATCATTCCTCAAGAACCAACTCTTTTCAAGGGCAGCATTCGAAAGAACTTGGACCCTCTATGCCTGTACTCTGATGATGAAATATGGAAG GCTTTAGAGAAATGTCAGCTTAAGGCAACAATTAGTAGTCTTCCAAATCTCTTGGACACTTCTG TGAGTGATGAAGGTGAAAACTGGAGTGTGGGACAGCGTCAACTCATATGTCTCGGAAGAGTGCTTCTTAAGAGGAACAGAATTCTTGTTCTGGATGAAGCTACTGCTTCCATTGATTCTGCCACAGATGTTATTCTTCAACAAGTCATCAGACAAGAATTTTCAGAATGCACAGTTATAACGGTGGCTCACAGAGTTCCAACTGTAATAGACAGTGACATGGTCATGGTCCTATCCTATG GGAAAGTGGTGGAGTATGACAAGCCTTCAAAGCTCATGGGTACGAACTCTTCATTCTCCATGCTGGTAGCTGAATATTGGTCCAACTGCAATAGGAATTCGCTCCCAAAAGATTAG